Proteins found in one Cervus canadensis isolate Bull #8, Minnesota chromosome 24, ASM1932006v1, whole genome shotgun sequence genomic segment:
- the LOC122426425 gene encoding aurora kinase A and ninein-interacting protein: protein MRRRGPEKEEEEACGVWLDAAALKRRKAQTHLIKSSTKMLTLLPGERKAKISFTQRSCPSAGTRQTSIASFLTLQPGKTNGADQRSVSSHSESQTSKESKEDTTQLEHLTQGLADDFMASPLVTSTPAYIQEAGLSPQSLKASCHHGIETPCLTVLSLFRPDTSICAGESKASLACTFAQDLESSCLLDQKEGEDSSCEREWLHGSKKNNYQSVERHSKTGHKGHQLLDKSNLENVSAKRNRQAPVLQTYKGSRSGANTKAVKQSPCPTPEFSWDSERNDKDSWSQLFTEDSQGQRVIAHNSRAPFRDVTNDQNQGYGQVPNSPWAQCQDRTTQFNLQPDSLFTQDSEGNQVIRHQA, encoded by the exons ACACATTTAATCAAGTCAAGCACCAAAATGTTAACACTCCTTCCTGGAGAGAGAAAGGCTAAAATTTCTTTTACTCAAAGAAGCTGTCCATCTGCAGGCACTCGGCAGACCAGCATTGCTTCCTTCCTCACCTTGCAGCCAG GAAAGACAAATGGTGCTGACCAGAGGAGTGTTTCATCTCATTCAGAAAGTCAGACCAGCAAAGAGTCTAAGGAAGACACAACCCAGTTGGAACATCTGACCCAGGGCCTGGCGGATGACTTCATGGCATCCCCTTTAGTCACTTCAACCCCTGCATACATCCAGGAAGCTGGACTTTCTCCTCAGTCTCTCAAGGCTTCTTGCCACCATGGAATAGAAACCCCATGCTTGACTGTGCTGTCTTTGTTCCGGCCTGATACCTCAATCTGTGCTGGAGAGAGTAAGGCCTCACTGGCCTGCACCTTCGCCCAGGACCTGGAGAGTTCTTGCTTGCTGGACCAAAAGGAGGGAGAGGATTCTTCCTGTGAAAGGGAATGGCTTCATGgatctaagaaaaataattatcagaGTGTGGAGAGACACAGTAAAACTGGGCACAAGGGCCATCAGCTCTTGGATAAGAGTAACTTGGAAAATGTGTCTGCCAAAAGAAACAGGCAGGCCCCTGTCCTTCAAACATACAAGGGTTCCCGGAGTGGAGCAAACACAAAGGCAGTGAAACAAAGCCCTTGTCCTACTCCTGAGTTTTCCTGGGACAGTGAAAGGAATGACAAGGACTCCTGGAGTCAGCTTTTCACTGAGGATTCTCAGGGCCAGCGGGTCATTGCCCACAACTCTAGAGCTCCTTTCCGAGATGTAACCAATGACCAAAATCAGGGCTATGGGCAGGTCCCTAATAGCCCTTGGGCTCAGTGCCAGGACAGGACCACCCAGTTCAATCTGCAGCCTGATTCGCTCTTTACCCAGGACTCTGAAGGTAATCAAGTTATCAGGCACCAAGCCTAA